The Bos javanicus breed banteng chromosome 18, ARS-OSU_banteng_1.0, whole genome shotgun sequence genome has a segment encoding these proteins:
- the LOC133229962 gene encoding chymotrypsinogen A, with translation MPRKGIITSRSSDNSLVHRDIIGSPAAGTPHLSEGSTMNFLWLLSYCALLGTAFGCGVPAIQPVLSGLSRIVNGEEAVPGSWPWQVSLQDKTGFHFCGGSLINENWVVTAAHCGVTTSDVVVAGEFDQGSSSEKIQKLKIAKVFKNSKYNSLTINNDITLLKLSTAASFSQTVSAVCLPSASDDFAAGTTCVTTGWGLTRYTNANTPDRLQQASLPLLSNTNCKKYWGTKIKDAMICAGASGVSSCMGDSGGPLVCKKNGAWTLVGIVSWGSSTCSTSTPGVYARVTALVNWVQQTLAAN, from the exons ATGCCCAGGAAAGGGATTATCACATCAAGGTCTTCAGATAACAGCCTGGTGCACAGGGATATAATAGGGAGCCCTGCAGCAGGCACCCCACACCTCTCTGAAGGCAGCACCATGAACTTCCTCTGGCTTCTCTCCTACTGCGCCCTCCTGGGCACAGCCTTTG GCTGCGGGGTCCCCGCCATCCAACCTGTGCTAAGCGGCCTCTCCAGGATTGTCAACGGGGAAGAAGCTGTCCCCGGCTCCTGGCCCTGGCAGGTGTCCCTGCAG GACAAGACCGGCTTCCACTTCTGCGGGGGCTCCCTCATCAACGAGAACTGGGTGGTCACCGCCGCCCACTGCGGTGTCAC AACCTCTGATGTGGTAGTGGCTGGGGAGTTTGACCAAGGCTCAAGCTCTGAGAAGATCCAGAAGCTGAAGATCGCCAAG GTTTTCAAGAACTCCAAGTACAACTCGTTAACCATCAACAATGACATCACCCTGCTGAAGCTGTCCACGGCTGCAAGCTTCTCCCAGACTGTGTCTGCCGTGTGCCTGCCCAGCGCCAGCGACGACTTCGCTGCCGGGACGACGTGCGTCACCACAGGCTGGGGCCTGACCCGATACACCA ATGCCAACACCCCTGACCGGCTGCAGCAGGCGTCCCTGCCcctcctgtccaacaccaactgcAAGAAATACTGGGGCACTAAGATcaaagatgccatgatctgtgcGGGCGCCAGCGGTGTCTCCTCTTGCATG GGCGACTCTGGCGGCCCCCTGGTCTGCAAGAAGAATGGAGCCTGGACCCTGGTGGGCATCGTGTCCTGGGGCAGCAGCACGTGCTCCACGTCCACCCCTGGCGTGTACGCCCGCGTCACTGCTCTCGTCAACTGGGTGCAGCAGACCCTGGCCGCCAACTGA
- the LOC133229963 gene encoding chymotrypsinogen B-like isoform X2 yields the protein MALLWVVLGFFLFGSSFGCGVPAIDPVLSGLSRIVNGEDAVPGSWPWQVSLQTSSGFHFCGGSLISEDWVVTAAHCGVRKGHLVVAGVSDQGSEEEAGQVLRVAEVFEHPQWDLRAVRNDVALLKLAAPARLSAAVAPVCLPSADTSFPTGSLCTVTGWGKTRYNTFDTPDKLQQATLPILSNADCREFWGSKITDVMICAGASGISSCMGDSGGPLVCQKDGAWTLAGIVSWGSSRCSPFLPGVYARVTKFIPWILEVLEAN from the exons ATGGCCCTTCTCTGGGTTGTCCTTGGCTTCTTCCTCTTTGGCAGCAGCTTCG GTTGCGGGGTCCCCGCCATCGACCCTGTGCTGAGTGGCCTCTCCAGGATTGTCAATGGGGAGGATGCTGTGCCCGGCTCCTGGCCCTGGCAGGTGTCCCTGCAG accaGCTCCGGCTTCCACTTCTGCGGGGGCTCCCTCATCAGTGAGGACTGGGTGGTCACCGCTGCCCACTGTGGGGTCAG GAAGGGTCACCTCGTGGTGGCCGGGGTGTCTGACCAGGGCTCCGAGGAGGAGGCCGGCCAGGTGCTGAGGGTCGCCGAG GTCTTCGAACACCCGCAGTGGGACCTGCGCGCCGTGCGCAACGACGTGGCCCTGCTGAAGCTGGCGGCGCCCGCCCGCCTCTCCGCAGCCGTGGCCCCCGTCTGCCTGCCCAGCGCCGACACCAGCTTCCCCACGGGCTCCCTGTGCACCGTCACCGGCTGGGGCAAGACCCGGTACAACA CCTTTGATACCCCTGACAAGCTGCAGCAGGCCACCCTGCCCATCCTGTCTAATGCCGACTGCAGAGAGTTCTGGGGCAGCAAGATCACCGACGTGATGATCTGTGCAGGAGCCAGCGGCATCTCCTCCTGCATG GGCGACTCAGGTGGCCCCCTGGTCTGCCAGAAGGACGGAGCCTGGACCCTGGCGGGCATCGTGTCCTGGGGCAGCAGCCGGTGTAGCCCATTCTTACCTGGCGTGTATGCTCGGGTCACCAAGTTCATTCCCTGGATTCTTGAAGTTCTGGAGGCCAACTGA
- the LOC133229963 gene encoding chymotrypsinogen B-like isoform X1 has product MSCSRQNSGCQDAAEAWKSCVCTLIPLEAPSTDQLPCLCLSGCGVPAIDPVLSGLSRIVNGEDAVPGSWPWQVSLQTSSGFHFCGGSLISEDWVVTAAHCGVRKGHLVVAGVSDQGSEEEAGQVLRVAEVFEHPQWDLRAVRNDVALLKLAAPARLSAAVAPVCLPSADTSFPTGSLCTVTGWGKTRYNTFDTPDKLQQATLPILSNADCREFWGSKITDVMICAGASGISSCMGDSGGPLVCQKDGAWTLAGIVSWGSSRCSPFLPGVYARVTKFIPWILEVLEAN; this is encoded by the exons ATGTCTTGCAGCAGACAAAACTCTGGGTGCCAGGATGCCGCGGAGGCCTGGAAGAGCTGCGTATGCACCCTGATCCCCCTTGAGGCACCATCTACAGACCAGCTGCCCTGTCTCTGCCTCTCAGGTTGCGGGGTCCCCGCCATCGACCCTGTGCTGAGTGGCCTCTCCAGGATTGTCAATGGGGAGGATGCTGTGCCCGGCTCCTGGCCCTGGCAGGTGTCCCTGCAG accaGCTCCGGCTTCCACTTCTGCGGGGGCTCCCTCATCAGTGAGGACTGGGTGGTCACCGCTGCCCACTGTGGGGTCAG GAAGGGTCACCTCGTGGTGGCCGGGGTGTCTGACCAGGGCTCCGAGGAGGAGGCCGGCCAGGTGCTGAGGGTCGCCGAG GTCTTCGAACACCCGCAGTGGGACCTGCGCGCCGTGCGCAACGACGTGGCCCTGCTGAAGCTGGCGGCGCCCGCCCGCCTCTCCGCAGCCGTGGCCCCCGTCTGCCTGCCCAGCGCCGACACCAGCTTCCCCACGGGCTCCCTGTGCACCGTCACCGGCTGGGGCAAGACCCGGTACAACA CCTTTGATACCCCTGACAAGCTGCAGCAGGCCACCCTGCCCATCCTGTCTAATGCCGACTGCAGAGAGTTCTGGGGCAGCAAGATCACCGACGTGATGATCTGTGCAGGAGCCAGCGGCATCTCCTCCTGCATG GGCGACTCAGGTGGCCCCCTGGTCTGCCAGAAGGACGGAGCCTGGACCCTGGCGGGCATCGTGTCCTGGGGCAGCAGCCGGTGTAGCCCATTCTTACCTGGCGTGTATGCTCGGGTCACCAAGTTCATTCCCTGGATTCTTGAAGTTCTGGAGGCCAACTGA